In a single window of the Elaeis guineensis isolate ETL-2024a chromosome 8, EG11, whole genome shotgun sequence genome:
- the LOC140851073 gene encoding large ribosomal subunit protein uL1, which translates to MSKLQSDVLREAISQITNDSREKKRNFTETIELQIGLKNYDPQKDKRFSGSVKLPHIPRPKMKVCMLGDAQHVEEAEKIGLDYMDVEALKKMNKNKKLVKKLAKKYHAFLASEAIIKQIPRLLGPGLNKAGKFPTLVTHQESLEAKVNETKAMVKFQLKKVLCMGVAVGNCSMEEKQIFQNVQLSVNFLVSLLKKNWQNVRCLYLKSTMGKPYRVF; encoded by the exons ATGAG CAAGTTACAGAGTGATGTTTTGAGGGAAGCAATCTCTCAGATCACAAATGATTCTCGGGAGAAGAAGCGCAATTTTACTGAAACCATTGAGCTACAGATTGGACTGAAAAACTATGACCCCCAAAAGGATAAGCGTTTCAGTGGATCTGTGAAGTTACCTCATATCCCTCGTCCAAAAATGAAGGTCTGCATGCTTGGTGATGCTCAGCATGTTGAGGAG GCAGAGAAAATAGGGCTTGACTATATGGATGTTGAAGCACTAAAAAAAATGAACAAAAACAAGAAGCTGGTCAAAAAGCTTGCTAAGAAGTACCATGCTTTCCTAGCATCAGAGGCGATCATTAAGCAGATTCCTCGTCTTCTTGGTCCTGGTCTCAACAAAGCAG GGAAGTTTCCCACGTTGGTGACTCATCAGGAATCCCTGGAGGCAAAAGTTAATGAGACAAAAGCAATGGTGAAATTTCAGCTCAAGAAGGTTCTATGCATGGGTGTTGCTGTGGGTAACTGTTCAATGGAGGAAAAGCAGATTTTTCAGAATGTGCAACTCAGTGTTAACTTTCTTGTATCATTGTTGAAAAAGAACTGGCAAAAT GTGAGGTGCTTGTACCTGAAGAGCACCATGGGGAAGCCATACCGAGTATTCTAA